A genomic region of Sander lucioperca isolate FBNREF2018 chromosome 6, SLUC_FBN_1.2, whole genome shotgun sequence contains the following coding sequences:
- the pkp1b gene encoding plakophilin-1: MTSLHPLKSVISIGNMDDTSLALPSGNQCRSGQQRVLEQVQMIRRTKSKRSSSSGSSSLSPTTPPYDSVFVDAPNSPSSKMNGGLFYVNSKTLSAEKNNRQLVNNIKGSSVKRNTAASTYQYERGYAPVGSMAVGQTYTSRSEPGGARQLSMPKNPVPLQRLISNRGTYRTERATSQFITNTTSQPQLQLLHTMNGTGQTKSNSQFVCSKVDVTKTLSKPPVTEGAPNTKGDSGSNDNSGVADITMKEAVDFLSNEDETYQHCGASYIQHNTFIDDKAKEEVLKLKGIYPLVNLLRSSSLQVNQTALAALRNLSFKSHNTKEEIHRSGGITEAVALLRDTDSVEIQKQLTGLLWNLSSVDSLKPDLLKSALPVLMESVILPYTTGPKQTSSNIQDPEVFFNATGCLRNLSSTKQSNRQTMRKCRGLVDSLVSYVKDCVDAGNPDDKSVENCVCILHNLTFQLEAEAPALFSRITALAKTVNRDHIQGDTGPIGCFSPQNKLSEQERHFDFPVVEDPQPNGAGWLIHSKTLQSYLTLLCTSQREETQEACCGALQNLTTNEGIVSGVMSQTIVQKLNGLQVISPLLKSNKVTMQKNTVALVANLAKNPNLHNAIARKALPELLGILSTGTKEGNESDDTLAMACRTSNCLLMKEPEMGKHQLNNNLINSLKDLSQNSYFPKSSKAAALLLYSMWSDKDLQSFLKKQGMSKSSFVNDITTAAHKSVQVVD, encoded by the exons atgacgAGTCTGCATCCGCTGAAATCGGTTATTTCCATCGGGAATATGGACGACACGTCGCTGGCTCTGCCGTCCGGTAACCAGTGCCGATCAGGCCAACAGCGCGTCCTGGAACAAGTGCAGATGATCCGGAGGACCAAGTCCAAGAGGTCCAGCAGCAGTGGATCTTCTTCTTTATCTCCAACAA CCCCTCCGTATGACTCCGTGTTCGTAGATGCTCCGAACTCACCATCCAGCAAAATGAATGGAGGCCTCTTCTATGTGAATTCTAAAACT CTCAGCGCAGAGAAAAACAATCGGCAACTAGTCAACAACATAAAGGGATCCAGTGTGAAGAGGAACACAGCAGCTTCTACCTATCAGTATGAGAGGGGTTACGCCCCGGTCGGCTCCATGGCCGTCGGTCAGACCTACACCAGCCGTAGCGAGCCTGGTGGAGCCCGACAGCTCTCCATGCCAAAAAACCCTGTTCCTCTGCAGAGACTCATTTCCAACAGGGGCACCTACAGGACAGAGAGGGCCACCAGTCAGTTTATAACAAACACCACATCCCAGCCTCAGCTTCAGCTTCTGCACACTATGAATGGCACAGGTCAGACCAAATCAAACAGCCAGTTCGTGTGCAGCAAAGTTGACGTGACCAAAACACTCTCGAAGCCTCCCGTTACCGAGGGTGCTCCAAATACCAAAGGAGATTCTGG GTCAAATGACAACAGTGGAGTTGCTGACATCACTATGAAGGAGGCTGTAGATTTTCTTTCCAACGAGGATGAGACATATCAGCACTGTGGCGCTTCCTACATACAGCACAACACTTTCATTGACGACAAGGCTAAAGAGGAG GTGTTGAAGCTCAAAGGGATCTATCCCTTGGTGAATCTGCTACGCAGCTCCAGTTTACAAGTCAACCAGACAGCCTTGGCTGCCCTCCGTAACCTGTCCTTTAAAAGCCACAATACCAAGGAGGAGATACATCGCTCGGGCGGCATCACGGAGGCTGTGGCTCTGCTCAGAGATACAGACTCTGTAGAGATACAGAAACAGCTGACAG GTCTCCTGTGGAATCTGTCCTCTGTAGACAGCCTGAAGCCAGACCTGCTAAAGAGTGCTCTGCCTGTCCTTATGGAGAGTGTGATCTTGCCTTACACAACCGGTCCTAAGCAGACCAGCAGTAACATCCAAGACCCTGAGGTCTTCTTCAACGCCACCGGATGTCTAAG AAACCTAAGCAGTACGAAGCAAAGCAACAGACAGACGATGAGAAAATGTCGAGGTTTGGTCGACTCTTTGGTCAGTTATGTGAAAGACTGTGTGGATGCAGGAAACCCAGATGATAAG TCTGTAGAAAACTGTGTGTGCATCCTGCACAACCTGACGTTCCAGCTGGAGGCCGAGGCTCCGGCCCTGTTTAGCAGGATCACAGCGTTGGCCAAGACTGTCAACAGGGACCACATTCAGGGTGACACCGGCCCCATCGGCTGCTTCAGTCCCCAAAACAAGTTGTCAGAACAAGAG CGCCACTTTGACTTCCCGGTTGTTGAGGATCCACAACCTAATGGGGCCGGTTGGCTGATCCACTCCAAAACTCTGCAGAGTTACCTCACTTTGCTTTGCACCAGCCAGCGAGAAGAAACACAGGAAGCCTGTTGTGGTGCACTGCAGAACCTCACCACAAATGAAGGCATT GTCTCCGGTGTAATGAGCCAGACCATTGTGCAAAAACTGAATGGCCTGCAAGTTATCAGTCCCCTTTTGAAATCTAATAAAGTTACCATGCAAAAGAACACAGTGGCTTTGGTGGCAAACCTGGCCAAGAACCCAAACCTGCACAATGCCATAG CTCGTAAAGCCCTCCCAGAGCTGCTGGGCATCCTCAGCACAGGCACTAAGGAAGGAAATGAGTCTGACGACACACTGGCCATGGCCTGTCGGACCTCCAACTGCCTGCTTATGAAGGAACCTGAGATGGGCAAGCACCAGTTAAACAACAACCTGATTAACTCACTGAAAGATCTCAgccaaaacag CTATTTCCCCAAATCCAGCAAAGCCGCAGCCCTGCTTCTCTACAGCATGTGGTCagataaagatttacaaagctTCCTAAAAAAG CAAGGGATGAGCAAGTCCTCGTTTGTGAACGACATCACCACGGCAGCACACAAGTCGGTTCAAGTTGTTGATTAA
- the tnnt2b gene encoding troponin T, cardiac muscle isoforms isoform X4: protein MSDTEDAPYEGQEEAKRKLKPGFVPGLAPPKIPDGEKVDFDDIHRKRMEKDLTELHTLIDAHFEKRKKEEEELLNLTDRIETRRSERAEQMKIRAEREKERQNKQAEEKARKEGEEAKKKADDDARKKMILSNLSFTGYKTQPGAKKQTEREKKKKILNDRRKELHVDHMKEDKLREKAKEMWEWLRQLEAEKFELQYKHTKQKYEVTVLRNRVSDHQKVSKGSRSKRGLRK from the exons ATGTCAGACACAGAAGATGCCCCGTATGA ggGACAAG AAGAGGCAAAGCGCAAGTTAAA GCCTGGTTTTGTGCCCGGCTTGGCACCTCCCAAAATCCCAGATGGAGAAAAAGTGGACTTTGAT GACATTCATCGAAAACGAATGGAGAAGGACCTGACTGAACTGCACACTCTGATTGACGCTCACTTTGAGAAGCGtaagaaggaggaagaggagcttcTTAACCTCACAGATCGCATT GAGACACGCAGGTCAGAGAGAGCAGAACAGATGAAGAtaagggcagagagagaaaaagaacgGCAGAACAAACAAGCT GAAGAAAAAGCGAGAAAGGAAGGGGAAGAGGCGAAGAAGAAAGCAGATGATGATGCGAGGAAGAAGATGATTCTGTCCAACTTGAGTTTCACTGGGTACAAG ACACAACCTggggcaaaaaaacaaacggaaagagaaaagaaaaagaagatccTAAACGATCGACGCAAAGAGTTACACGTTGATCACATGAAAGAGGACAAACTCAG GGAAAAAGCCaaggaaatgtgggaatggCTACGCCAGCTGGAGGCCGAGAAATTTGAACTTCAGTATAAGCACACTAAGCAAAAGTATGAG GTCACCGTGCTGAGAAACCGGGTCAGTGATCATCAAAAAGT TTCAAAGGGCAGCAGAAGCAAGCGTGGCCTGAGGAAGTAA
- the tnnt2b gene encoding troponin T, cardiac muscle isoforms isoform X3, with the protein MSDTEDAPYEGQGDENEEAKRKLKPGFVPGLAPPKIPDGEKVDFDDIHRKRMEKDLTELHTLIDAHFEKRKKEEEELLNLTDRIETRRSERAEQMKIRAEREKERQNKQAEEKARKEGEEAKKKADDDARKKMILSNLSFTGYKTQPGAKKQTEREKKKKILNDRRKELHVDHMKEDKLREKAKEMWEWLRQLEAEKFELQYKHTKQKYEVTVLRNRVSDHQKVSKGSRSKRGLRK; encoded by the exons ATGTCAGACACAGAAGATGCCCCGTATGA ggGACAAG GGGACGAGAATG AAGAGGCAAAGCGCAAGTTAAA GCCTGGTTTTGTGCCCGGCTTGGCACCTCCCAAAATCCCAGATGGAGAAAAAGTGGACTTTGAT GACATTCATCGAAAACGAATGGAGAAGGACCTGACTGAACTGCACACTCTGATTGACGCTCACTTTGAGAAGCGtaagaaggaggaagaggagcttcTTAACCTCACAGATCGCATT GAGACACGCAGGTCAGAGAGAGCAGAACAGATGAAGAtaagggcagagagagaaaaagaacgGCAGAACAAACAAGCT GAAGAAAAAGCGAGAAAGGAAGGGGAAGAGGCGAAGAAGAAAGCAGATGATGATGCGAGGAAGAAGATGATTCTGTCCAACTTGAGTTTCACTGGGTACAAG ACACAACCTggggcaaaaaaacaaacggaaagagaaaagaaaaagaagatccTAAACGATCGACGCAAAGAGTTACACGTTGATCACATGAAAGAGGACAAACTCAG GGAAAAAGCCaaggaaatgtgggaatggCTACGCCAGCTGGAGGCCGAGAAATTTGAACTTCAGTATAAGCACACTAAGCAAAAGTATGAG GTCACCGTGCTGAGAAACCGGGTCAGTGATCATCAAAAAGT TTCAAAGGGCAGCAGAAGCAAGCGTGGCCTGAGGAAGTAA
- the tnnt2b gene encoding troponin T, cardiac muscle isoforms isoform X2 — protein sequence MSDTEDAPYEGQGDENDAAVESEGEEAKRKLKPGFVPGLAPPKIPDGEKVDFDDIHRKRMEKDLTELHTLIDAHFEKRKKEEEELLNLTDRIETRRSERAEQMKIRAEREKERQNKQAEEKARKEGEEAKKKADDDARKKMILSNLSFTGYKTQPGAKKQTEREKKKKILNDRRKELHVDHMKEDKLREKAKEMWEWLRQLEAEKFELQYKHTKQKYEVTVLRNRVSDHQKVSKGSRSKRGLRK from the exons ATGTCAGACACAGAAGATGCCCCGTATGA ggGACAAG GGGACGAGAATG ATGCTGCAGTGGAAAGTGAAGGAG AAGAGGCAAAGCGCAAGTTAAA GCCTGGTTTTGTGCCCGGCTTGGCACCTCCCAAAATCCCAGATGGAGAAAAAGTGGACTTTGAT GACATTCATCGAAAACGAATGGAGAAGGACCTGACTGAACTGCACACTCTGATTGACGCTCACTTTGAGAAGCGtaagaaggaggaagaggagcttcTTAACCTCACAGATCGCATT GAGACACGCAGGTCAGAGAGAGCAGAACAGATGAAGAtaagggcagagagagaaaaagaacgGCAGAACAAACAAGCT GAAGAAAAAGCGAGAAAGGAAGGGGAAGAGGCGAAGAAGAAAGCAGATGATGATGCGAGGAAGAAGATGATTCTGTCCAACTTGAGTTTCACTGGGTACAAG ACACAACCTggggcaaaaaaacaaacggaaagagaaaagaaaaagaagatccTAAACGATCGACGCAAAGAGTTACACGTTGATCACATGAAAGAGGACAAACTCAG GGAAAAAGCCaaggaaatgtgggaatggCTACGCCAGCTGGAGGCCGAGAAATTTGAACTTCAGTATAAGCACACTAAGCAAAAGTATGAG GTCACCGTGCTGAGAAACCGGGTCAGTGATCATCAAAAAGT TTCAAAGGGCAGCAGAAGCAAGCGTGGCCTGAGGAAGTAA
- the tnnt2b gene encoding troponin T, cardiac muscle isoforms isoform X1 encodes MVEEEVAQEEEEVAEEKVEEEEEEEEEEEVEEEEEEVEKEVEEEAKRKLKPGFVPGLAPPKIPDGEKVDFDDIHRKRMEKDLTELHTLIDAHFEKRKKEEEELLNLTDRIETRRSERAEQMKIRAEREKERQNKQAEEKARKEGEEAKKKADDDARKKMILSNLSFTGYKTQPGAKKQTEREKKKKILNDRRKELHVDHMKEDKLREKAKEMWEWLRQLEAEKFELQYKHTKQKYEVTVLRNRVSDHQKVSKGSRSKRGLRK; translated from the exons atggTGGAGGAAGAGGTagcacaggaggaggaggaagtagcagaggagaaggtggaggaggaggaggaggaggaagaggaagaagaggtggaggaggaggaagaagaggtggAGAAGGAGGTAGAAG AAGAGGCAAAGCGCAAGTTAAA GCCTGGTTTTGTGCCCGGCTTGGCACCTCCCAAAATCCCAGATGGAGAAAAAGTGGACTTTGAT GACATTCATCGAAAACGAATGGAGAAGGACCTGACTGAACTGCACACTCTGATTGACGCTCACTTTGAGAAGCGtaagaaggaggaagaggagcttcTTAACCTCACAGATCGCATT GAGACACGCAGGTCAGAGAGAGCAGAACAGATGAAGAtaagggcagagagagaaaaagaacgGCAGAACAAACAAGCT GAAGAAAAAGCGAGAAAGGAAGGGGAAGAGGCGAAGAAGAAAGCAGATGATGATGCGAGGAAGAAGATGATTCTGTCCAACTTGAGTTTCACTGGGTACAAG ACACAACCTggggcaaaaaaacaaacggaaagagaaaagaaaaagaagatccTAAACGATCGACGCAAAGAGTTACACGTTGATCACATGAAAGAGGACAAACTCAG GGAAAAAGCCaaggaaatgtgggaatggCTACGCCAGCTGGAGGCCGAGAAATTTGAACTTCAGTATAAGCACACTAAGCAAAAGTATGAG GTCACCGTGCTGAGAAACCGGGTCAGTGATCATCAAAAAGT TTCAAAGGGCAGCAGAAGCAAGCGTGGCCTGAGGAAGTAA